AAACATGCCAGGGAGCAGGTGTGCAGACTATCGAAATGAACTTTCTTCCTGATGTATATGTGCAGTGTAACGAATGCAACGGCAGGCGCTACAACAGGGAAACACTTGAAATCCGTTACAAAGGCAAGAACATAAGTGAAGTTCTTGATATGACAATAACCCAGGCCGTTGAATTTTTCGAGGGTATCCCGGCCATTCGGCATAAACTGGCCACTATCGAGCAGGTAGGACTTGGTTATATCACACTTGGACAGCCTTCTACAACCCTATCCGGTGGTGAATCGCAAAGAATCAAGCTGGCGACCGAACTGTCAAAAAAAGATACGGGCAAAACGCTTTACATACTTGATGAGCCTACAACCGGACTCCATTTTGAAGATGTGAGGGTTTTGCTTGAAGTGCTGAACCGGTTAACCGACAAAGGAAACACGGTTGTTGTCATCGAGCACAACCTGGATGTGATAAAAGTTGCGGATCATATCATTGACATGGGCCCCGAGGGTGGCGCCCGCGGCGGCGAAGTCCTCTGCACCGGAACTCCGGAAGAAGTGCTGAGGAATGAAAGAAGCTATACCGCGAAGTATCTTAAAGAAGAAATGTTTGAGGTTTGAGGTTTGAGGTTTGAGCGGGCCGTCATTGCGAGGAGCTTGAACACAGGTTTTGATTATAACAGAAAGTAATTGCGACGAAGCAATCTGCCGGCACAGGCAGGACATTGCAAGGAATTTCGAAATATATTTCTGGCTTGGCGAGGCCCTTCCTATTCGGGCAGATTGCTTCTGACCGTAGGAACCGGTCATGCAATGATGTGCTTTTTTTGAGTAATTAACTAAATTTACCCCCAAATACAACCAACTCTCATCATTCACGTATAGATACTAGATTGCAGCATTACTATGACTCACGGAGAAGAAAAAATAATTGACGCATTTAAGAATAAAGACTGGCAGGAAATTCAATCGGCCGACAGCTGGGGCATATTCAAAATAATGTCCGAATTCGTTGAAGGCTATGAAAAACTGGCCCGTATCGGACCCTGTGTTTCGATATTCGGATCAGCACGCACCGAGCCGGGTACAAAGTTTTACAAACTGGCCGAAGAAATTGCCTATCAGCTTACACAGTATGGTTATGGAGTAATAACCGGCGGCGGCCCAGGCATTATGGAAGCTGCCAACCTTGGTGCTAAACGAGGCAAAGGACGGTCGGTTGGAATTAACATTGACCTTCCTTTTGAACAGGAACCGAATTTATTTATCGATTCTGACAAACTGATCACATTCGATCATTTTTTTGTACGCAAAGTAATGTTCATCAAATACGCCCAGGGCTTTGTAGTGTTGCCGGGCGGATTCGGAACATTTGACGAGCTTTTCGAAGCTCTTACACTGATTCAGACCGAAAAAATCGGGAAGTTCCCGATCGTCCTTGTGGGCGTTGATTATTGGGATGGCTTGATCAAGTGGGTTAAAGAAGTAATGCTCGATGAAAACAAAAACATCAGCATTGATGACATGGAACTGTTTAAAGTTGTGGATACAGCAGAAGATGCCGTAAAACATATAAACGAGTTTTACAGCAAATACATTCTGAGTCCCAACTTCTGAAATGCTGAGCTTGTCGAAGCATTTCATACTGAGCTTGTCGAAGTATGATGCTGAGCAGAACCGAAGTACCGACCGCGCAGCAGTTGTTAATAAGTTAATTGAACTCATGTTTCAGGATTCTATATTTTTAACAACCTGTTAATACCAAACCAATGGTTAAACTGATTATAACCTTTCTGAATATTTTGGTATTGCTGGCTTTGCAGATGTTCTCCGGCGATGTATCTGTTAAGCTGGATGCACCTTCTGATGTTCAGGCAGGTTCTGAATTTGAAGTAAAAGTAACCGTTAACAAGGGCAACCTTGAAGGTTTTTCAAGGTTACAACAGAATATTCCCGCGGGTCTCATCGCCGCTGAAGGCACTTCATCAAATGCCGATTTTTCATTTACAGACAAAAGGGTAAGGCTTATCTGGCTCAAGGTTCCATCGAACGACCAGGTTACTGTTTCATATAAAGTTAAAGTGAATGAAAGGCTGAAAGGCACATTTACGCTTGGCGGAAAATTCTCTTACATCCGCGACAATGAGCGGGTATCCGTGGATATTGACCCTGTCACCATCAACATCACGCCTTCACCCGATGTGGATCCTTCACTTGTTGTCGATATTAACGATTTTGAAAAGATGATTATGCCGGCAGCCACTCCTGATGCCATTTCAGTGGCCTGTATCAGGCAGCGACCTGTTAAGGGCTCACAGGGTGATTACCTCGTGAATATGCTTGTAAGCAAGAACCTTTCACGCCAGTTTGCTAAAATAGAGGAAAATGTTCCGGCAGGATACACAGCTGTGGCCGTAGATCCGAAAAATGCCATATTTACTTTCAAAGATCAGAAAGTAAAGTTTCTGTGGATGAATGTTCCTGACGCACCCTATTTTTCTGTTTCATACAGGCTTATTCCTAAAAACCAGGCTAAGCTTGCTGAACCCGCCATCAAAGGAGCCTTTTCGTACCTTGTTGATCAGAATTCGGTAAGTGTTGATATTCTTGAAAGGGATATTGACATTGCCAGCCTCACGAACGACAATGCTGCCCAACTGATCGCCCAGGCCATTGCACAGCCCGAACCGGTTGAAAAGGTTCAGTACAATAATGATGTACTGGCTTTAAATGATAGCAAGAAAACAGAAAAGCCGGTTGAAACGAA
This region of Bacteroidales bacterium genomic DNA includes:
- a CDS encoding TIGR00730 family Rossman fold protein yields the protein MTHGEEKIIDAFKNKDWQEIQSADSWGIFKIMSEFVEGYEKLARIGPCVSIFGSARTEPGTKFYKLAEEIAYQLTQYGYGVITGGGPGIMEAANLGAKRGKGRSVGINIDLPFEQEPNLFIDSDKLITFDHFFVRKVMFIKYAQGFVVLPGGFGTFDELFEALTLIQTEKIGKFPIVLVGVDYWDGLIKWVKEVMLDENKNISIDDMELFKVVDTAEDAVKHINEFYSKYILSPNF